A region of the Blastocatellia bacterium genome:
TTACCGGGCGCACGCTGGGGGAGGAGAAAGTTCTCCACTATGCCTACGAACTCGAAGGCCACGCCGATAATGTGACCCCCTCGGTGATGGGCTCGCTTGTCCTGACGTGTCTGACCGAGGAGGGCAAGATCAAATACATTCAGTCGGACTGGCCCCGCGAACTCAAGGTCATCGCCGTCGTTCCTTCGTTTCGATTGAGCACAGAGACAGCCCGAAGCATCCTTCCCTCGGAGATTCCCCTCAAGGATGTGGTGTTCAATCTCCAGCGGGCCGTCTTGCTTTGGCCGGCATTGACGGGACGACGTTACGATCTCGTGCGCGAAGCCATGAAAGATCGCGTTCATCAACCCTATCGGCAGAGCCTTGTCCCCGGTCTGAGCGAAGCGTTGCAGATTCGTGATCTCGATGGGCTGGTGGGGATCGCCTTGAGCGGAGCCGGACCGACAATTATCGCGCTGGCGTCGAGCAACTTTCAGAGAATCGGTCAGGAGATTGTCGCCTGCTTCGAAAAGAACGAGACGACCGCACGCGCTCTCATCCTCGACGTTGACCGGCAAGGGCGCACGGTATCGCGGTTAGAGGTTGACTCCCCGAACGAATAGCTGGCGTCATCGAGCCCCGCGACGCTCCAAGGGAGGCTCCGGTTCTAACCCCGGCTTAGAAGATCAAAGGGCAGGAAGTCCCCAAAGCCCAGCGGA
Encoded here:
- the thrB gene encoding homoserine kinase — translated: TGRTLGEEKVLHYAYELEGHADNVTPSVMGSLVLTCLTEEGKIKYIQSDWPRELKVIAVVPSFRLSTETARSILPSEIPLKDVVFNLQRAVLLWPALTGRRYDLVREAMKDRVHQPYRQSLVPGLSEALQIRDLDGLVGIALSGAGPTIIALASSNFQRIGQEIVACFEKNETTARALILDVDRQGRTVSRLEVDSPNE